A window of the Loxodonta africana isolate mLoxAfr1 chromosome 3, mLoxAfr1.hap2, whole genome shotgun sequence genome harbors these coding sequences:
- the KLHDC9 gene encoding kelch domain-containing protein 9, which yields MAVAVPPGGAGGSGWAWRPVARDALLARAFHSCTELRGRFYLVGGLRAGGAKDPSSDTVAFDPAGGQAVKVEARGGPRRSHHDAAPVGGRWLCVVGGWDGSRRVASVAALDAERGVWEAWTAAPGNCPPAGLSSHTCTRLSDRELRVAGREGGTRTQRRYGSLYTLKLDPSARTYCYKEEGCHTASRSGHCAALLQTPGPHPGHQLLLFGGCNSAEPEVAGHWSYGKIKEEPPIAPRLMEQLARLVSSGQGSQQGPWGLRHHSCSVVGPFAVLFGGETLTRTRDTICNDLYIYDTRNSPSLWFHFPCADRGLKRVGHRTYLWNDHLYLVGGFGEDGKTASPQVCILDLFV from the exons ATGGCGGTGGCGGTGCccccgggcggggcggggggctCGGGCTGGGCCTGGCGGCCGGTGGCGCGCGACGCGCTTCTGGCGCGGGCGTTCCACTCCTGCACCGAACTGCGGGGACGCTTCTATCTGGTGGGAGGTCTCCGAGCCGGAGGAGCGAAAGACCCCAGCAGTGATACTGTGGCCTTCGATCCGGCTGGGGGCCAGGCCGTGAAGGTAGAAGCCCGGGGCGGCCCGAGGCGTAGCCACCACGACGCGGCGCCGGTAGGTGGGCGCTGGCTCTGCGTGGTGGGCGGCTGGGACGGGTCGCGCCGTGTGGCCTCAGTGGCCGCCCTGGACGCGGAGCGTGGAGTGTGGGAGGCGTGGACCGCGGCTCCCGGCAACTGCCCGCCCGCTGGCCTCAGTAGTCACACCTGCACTCGCCTCTCGGACCGAGAGCTGCGGGTAGCTGGCCGGGAGGGTGGTACCCGCACCCAGCGTCGCTATGGAAGCCTCTACACGTTAAAGCTGGACCCCAGCGCCCGCACCTATTG CTACAAGGAAGAAGGCTGCCACACAGCCTCACGCTCAGGTCACTGTGCTGCCCTGCTCCAAACTCCTGGGCCCCACCCAGGTCATCAGCTATTGCTCTTTGGGGGTTGCAACTCAGCTGAACCAGAAGTAGCTGGACATTGGAGTTACGGGAAAATTAAG GAAGAACCACCTATTGCTCCCCGCTTGATGGAACAGCTTGCAAGGCTTGTAAGCAGTGGGCAGGGGTCCCAGCAGGGGCCCTGGGGACTACGGCATCACTCGTGTTCTGTGGTGGGGCCCTTTGCTGTGCTGTTTGGTGGAGAAACTCTGACCAGAACTAGAGACACCATCTGCAACGACCTCTACATCTATGATACCC GAAATTCTCCTTCTCTGTGGTTCCACTTCCCCTGTGCAGACCGTGGGCTGAAACGCGTAGGCCATCGGACCTACCTTTGGAATGATCATCTTTACCTGGTTGGGGGTTttggtgaggatggcaagacagcTAGTCCACAGGTTTGCATCTTGGACCTCTTTGTCTGA